From one Enterobacter kobei genomic stretch:
- the thiP gene encoding thiamine/thiamine pyrophosphate ABC transporter permease ThiP, producing the protein MATRRQPLIPGWLLPGAAAATLMLAIALAAFFALWLNAPVTDVAALWQDSYLWHVVRFSFWQAFLSALLSVAPAIFLARALYRRRFPGRQMLLRLCAMTLILPVLVAVFGILSVYGRQGWLAQIFGSHWTFSPYGLQGILLAHVFFNLPMATRLLLQALEQIPGEQRQLAAQLGMRGWAFFRFVEWPWLRRQIPPVAALIFMLCFASFATVLSLGGGPQATTIELAIYQALSYDFEPGRAALLALIQMICCLGLVLLSQRLSKTIAVGTNHITGWRDPQDSLFRRLADSTLIVLALLLLLPPLIAVIVGGFNRSLLDVLVQPVLWQATWTSLRIALCAGVLCVILTMMLLWSSRELRARQQHFAGQALELSGMLILAMPGIVLATGFFLLLNNATGLPDSADGIVIFTNALMAIPYALKVLENPMRDVAARYTLLCQSLGLAGLQRLRVVELRALKRPLAQALAFACVLSIGDFGVVALFGNDDFRTLPFYLYQQIGSYRSQDGAVTALLLLALCFILFTVIEKLPGRHAKTD; encoded by the coding sequence ATGGCAACGCGCCGTCAGCCGTTAATTCCCGGCTGGCTGCTGCCCGGTGCCGCCGCCGCCACGCTGATGCTGGCGATAGCGCTGGCGGCCTTTTTTGCGCTGTGGCTGAATGCGCCGGTAACGGACGTCGCCGCGCTGTGGCAGGACAGTTACCTGTGGCACGTGGTGCGCTTCTCGTTCTGGCAGGCGTTTTTGTCTGCCCTGCTGTCGGTAGCCCCGGCAATCTTTCTTGCCCGCGCGCTTTACCGTCGCCGCTTTCCGGGGCGGCAAATGCTGTTACGCCTGTGCGCCATGACGCTGATTTTGCCGGTGCTGGTGGCGGTGTTCGGCATTCTCAGCGTCTATGGGCGTCAGGGCTGGCTGGCGCAGATTTTCGGATCGCACTGGACGTTTTCGCCTTATGGCCTGCAGGGGATCCTGCTGGCCCACGTCTTTTTTAACCTGCCGATGGCGACTCGCCTGCTGTTACAGGCGCTGGAGCAGATCCCCGGCGAGCAGCGCCAGCTTGCCGCCCAGCTCGGGATGCGCGGCTGGGCGTTTTTCCGCTTTGTTGAATGGCCCTGGCTGCGGCGGCAAATCCCGCCGGTGGCGGCGCTGATCTTTATGCTCTGCTTCGCCAGCTTTGCAACCGTGCTGTCGCTGGGCGGCGGGCCACAGGCCACCACCATTGAGCTGGCAATTTATCAGGCGCTGAGTTACGACTTTGAACCAGGCCGCGCAGCGCTGCTGGCGTTGATACAGATGATCTGCTGCCTCGGGCTGGTGCTGTTAAGCCAGCGGCTGAGCAAAACCATTGCCGTCGGCACAAATCACATCACCGGCTGGCGAGATCCGCAGGACAGCTTATTCCGCCGCCTTGCCGATAGCACGCTGATCGTGCTCGCCCTGTTGCTGTTGCTGCCGCCGCTGATCGCGGTCATTGTCGGGGGATTCAACCGCAGTCTGCTGGACGTGCTGGTGCAGCCGGTGCTGTGGCAGGCGACCTGGACCTCGCTGCGTATCGCGCTATGCGCCGGGGTGCTGTGTGTGATCCTGACCATGATGCTGCTGTGGAGCAGCCGCGAACTGCGCGCCCGTCAGCAGCACTTCGCCGGACAGGCGCTGGAGCTGTCCGGCATGTTGATCCTCGCCATGCCTGGCATTGTGCTGGCGACCGGCTTCTTTTTACTGCTTAACAACGCCACCGGCCTGCCGGACTCCGCCGACGGCATTGTGATTTTCACTAACGCGCTGATGGCCATCCCCTACGCGCTCAAAGTACTGGAAAACCCGATGCGCGATGTCGCCGCCCGTTATACGCTGCTGTGCCAGTCTCTCGGCCTGGCGGGGCTGCAACGGCTGCGCGTGGTGGAGCTGCGCGCGCTGAAACGTCCGCTGGCGCAGGCGCTGGCGTTTGCCTGTGTGCTGTCGATTGGCGATTTTGGCGTCGTGGCGCTGTTCGGCAATGACGATTTCCGTACGCTGCCGTTTTACCTTTATCAGCAAATCGGCTCTTATCGCAGCCAGGACGGGGCCGTGACGGCGCTGCTGCTGCTGGCGCTGTGCTTTATCCTGTTCACCGTGATTGAAAAACTTCCGGGTCGCCATGCTAAAACTGACTGA
- a CDS encoding GNAT family N-acetyltransferase has product MGKVTVPQPLNSSHILSEFHCGEAVLDEWIRQRGLKNQSTGAARTFVVCRGKTSQVVGFYSLATGSVTHAIAPGSLRRNMPEPIPVIILARLAVDASYHGKGLGADLLHDAVLRIYRVAENIGVRAIMVHALSDAAKNFYLHHGFVVSNTQENTLFLRLPEIL; this is encoded by the coding sequence GTGGGAAAAGTAACTGTACCGCAACCACTTAACTCTTCACATATTCTTTCTGAGTTTCATTGTGGGGAAGCAGTACTGGATGAATGGATCAGGCAACGGGGATTAAAAAATCAATCCACCGGTGCGGCAAGAACATTTGTGGTATGCCGGGGAAAGACGTCACAGGTGGTGGGATTTTACTCTCTGGCTACCGGTAGCGTGACTCACGCCATTGCGCCCGGCAGCTTACGGCGAAACATGCCTGAGCCTATCCCTGTCATTATCCTGGCACGTCTTGCAGTCGATGCGAGTTACCACGGCAAAGGTCTGGGTGCGGATTTACTTCATGATGCCGTTTTACGCATTTATCGTGTGGCTGAGAATATAGGTGTGCGCGCAATTATGGTTCATGCCCTCTCTGACGCGGCGAAAAACTTCTACCTGCATCATGGCTTTGTAGTTTCGAATACGCAGGAAAATACACTTTTCCTGCGCTTACCCGAAATCCTTTAG
- the thiB gene encoding thiamine ABC transporter substrate binding subunit, translated as MLKKCLPFLLLIAAPAFAKPVLTVYTYDSFAADWGPGPKVKKAFEADCQCELKLVALEDGVSLLNRLRMEGKNSKADVVLGLDNNLLEAATQTRLFAKSGIPNDAVNVPGGWKNDTFVPFDYGYFAFVYDKNKLKNPPKSLKELVESDQKWRVIYQDPRTSTPGLGLLLWMQKVYGDNAPDAWQKLAAKTVTVTKGWSEAYGLFLKGESDLVLSYTTSPAYHAIEEKKDNYAAAGFSEGHYLQVEVAARTAASKQPELAEKFLKFMVTPAFQNTIATGNWMYPVTSVALPAGFDTLVKPATTLEYSPQDVAAKRADWISAWQRAVSR; from the coding sequence GTGTTAAAAAAATGTCTGCCGTTCCTGCTGCTGATTGCCGCGCCCGCCTTTGCCAAACCCGTTCTCACCGTTTACACCTATGACTCCTTTGCCGCTGACTGGGGCCCTGGCCCGAAAGTCAAAAAAGCCTTTGAAGCAGATTGTCAGTGCGAGCTGAAACTGGTGGCGCTGGAAGATGGCGTCTCGCTGCTCAACCGTCTGCGCATGGAAGGCAAAAACAGCAAAGCCGACGTGGTACTGGGGCTGGATAACAACCTGCTGGAAGCCGCCACACAAACCAGACTGTTCGCCAAAAGCGGTATCCCGAATGATGCCGTCAACGTGCCGGGCGGCTGGAAAAACGACACCTTTGTGCCGTTCGATTACGGCTATTTCGCCTTCGTCTATGACAAAAATAAACTGAAAAACCCGCCGAAGAGCCTGAAAGAACTGGTGGAAAGCGATCAGAAATGGCGTGTGATTTACCAGGATCCGCGCACCAGCACGCCAGGTCTCGGTCTGCTGCTGTGGATGCAAAAAGTCTATGGCGATAACGCCCCGGACGCCTGGCAAAAACTCGCCGCGAAAACTGTCACCGTCACCAAAGGCTGGAGCGAGGCTTACGGCCTGTTCCTGAAAGGCGAAAGCGACCTGGTGCTGAGCTACACCACCTCCCCGGCGTATCACGCCATTGAAGAGAAGAAAGACAACTACGCCGCAGCGGGCTTCAGCGAAGGACACTATTTGCAGGTGGAAGTTGCCGCCCGCACCGCCGCCAGCAAACAGCCGGAGCTGGCAGAGAAGTTCCTGAAATTTATGGTGACCCCGGCGTTCCAGAACACCATCGCCACCGGCAACTGGATGTATCCGGTAACCAGCGTGGCGTTGCCCGCAGGCTTTGACACACTGGTGAAACCGGCCACCACGCTGGAATACTCCCCGCAGGATGTTGCCGCGAAGCGTGCCGACTGGATCAGTGCATGGCAACGCGCCGTCAGCCGTTAA
- a CDS encoding type II toxin-antitoxin system TacA family antitoxin, with the protein MKSDVQLNIRAKEAQRALIDTAASILHKSRTDFILETACQAAENVILDRRMFNLNDEQYAEFITMLDAPVTANPALDALLARKPQWEK; encoded by the coding sequence ATGAAATCAGATGTCCAGCTCAATATCAGGGCTAAAGAAGCGCAGAGAGCGCTAATCGATACCGCTGCCAGTATTCTTCATAAATCACGGACTGATTTTATACTTGAGACAGCTTGTCAGGCCGCTGAAAACGTCATCCTTGATCGTCGGATGTTCAATCTTAATGACGAGCAATACGCTGAATTTATCACTATGCTGGACGCCCCGGTCACCGCTAATCCGGCGCTGGATGCACTACTGGCGAGAAAACCCCAGTGGGAAAAGTAA